The proteins below are encoded in one region of Pongo pygmaeus isolate AG05252 chromosome 20, NHGRI_mPonPyg2-v2.0_pri, whole genome shotgun sequence:
- the FARSA gene encoding phenylalanine--tRNA ligase alpha subunit, whose amino-acid sequence MADGPVAELLLRRLEASDGGLDSAELAAELGMEHQAVVGAVKSLQALGEVIEAELRSTKRWELTAEGEEIAREGSHEARVFRSIPPEGLAQSELMRLPSGKVGFSKAMSNKWIRVDKSAADGPRVFRVVDSMEDEVQRRLQLVRGGQAEKLGEKERSELRKRKLLAEVILKTYWVSKGSAFSTSISKQETELSPEMISSGSWRDRPFKPYNFLAHGVLPDSGHLHPLLKVRSQFRQIFLEMGFTEMPTDNFIESSFWNFDALFQPQQHPARDQHDTFFLRDPAEALQLPMDYVQRVKRTHSQGGYGSQGYKYNWKLDEARKNLLRTHTTSASARALYRLAQKKPFTPVKYFSIDRVFRNETLDATHLAEFHQIEGVVADHGLTLGHLMGVLREFFTKLGITQLRFKPAYNPYTEPSMEVFSYHQGLKKWVEVGNSGVFRPEMLMPMGLPENVSVIAWGLSLERPTMIKYGINNIRELVGHKVNLQMVYDSPLCRLDAEPRPPPTQEAA is encoded by the exons GTCATCGAGGCTGAACTTCGGTCCACCAAGCGCTGGGAGCTTACTGCGGAGGGCGAGGAGATTGCCCGGGAGGGCAGCCATGAGGCCCGTGTGTTTCGAAGCATTCCCCCAGAGGGCCTGGCCCAGAGCGAGCTTATG CGACTGCCCAGTGGCAAAGTGGGCTTCAGCAAGGCCATGTCCAACAAGTGGATCCGGGTGGACAAGAGTGCAGCTGACGGGCCACGGGTGTTCCGAGTG GTGGACAGCATGGAGGACGAGGTGCAGCGGCGGCTCCAGCTGGTCCGGGGGGGACAGGCTGAGAAGCtgggggagaaggagaggagcgAGCTGAGGAAGAGGAAGCTGTTGGCTGAAGT GATCCTGAAGACCTACTGGGTGAGCAAAGGCAGTGCCTTTAGTACCAGCATCTCCAAGCAAGAGACAGAGCTGAGCCCAGAGATGATCTCCAG TGGCTCTTGGCGGGACCGGCCCTTCAAGCCCTACAACTTCTTGGCCCACGGTGTCCTACCCGACAGCGGCCACCTTCACCCACTGCTCAAGGTCCGCTCCCAGTTCCGACAGATCTTCCTGGAGATGGG GTTCACCGAGATGCCGACCGATAACTTCATTGAGAGCTCCTTCTGGAACTTTGACGCCCTCTTCCAGCCCCAGCAGCACCCAGCCCGTGACCAGCACGACACCTTCTTCCTTCGAG ATCCAGCCGAGGCCCTGCAGCTCCCAATGGACTACGTCCAGCGGGTCAAGCGGACCCACTCTCAGGGCGGCTATGGCTCACAGGG GTACAAGTATAACTGGAAGCTGGACGAGGCCCGGAAAAACCTACTGCGAACCCACACCACATCAGCCAGTGCCCGTGCGCTCTACCGCCTTGCCCAGAAG AAGCCCTTCACGCCGGTCAAATACTTCTCCATCGACCGCGTATTCCGGAATGAGACCCTGGACGCCACGCACCTGGCTGAGTTCCACCAGATcgagggtgtggtggcggatcaCGGCCTCACCTTGGGCCACCTCATGGGTGTTCTGCGGGAGTTCTTCACCAAGTTGG GTATCACGCAACTCCGCTTCAAGCCAGCCTACAACCCATACACAGAGCCCAGCATGGAGGTGTTCAGCTACCACCAAG GCCTGAAGAAGTGGGTGGAGGTCGGAAACTCGGGGGTCTTCCGTCCAGAGATGCTGATGCCCATGGGGCTGCCCGAGAACGTGTCGGTCATTGCCTGGGGCCTCTCCCTGGAGCG CCCAACAATGATCAAATATGGCATCAACAATATCCGGGAGCTGGTGGGCCACAAGGTGAACCTGCAGATGGTGTATGACAGTCCCCTGTGCCGCCTGGATGCCGAGCCGAGGCCCCCTCCCACACAGGAGGCTGCGTGA